The Lactobacillus sp. CBA3605 genome contains a region encoding:
- the efp gene encoding elongation factor P, protein MISTADFKNGLTIEVDNAIWRIVEFQHVKPGKGGAFVRSKLKNLRTGAVQDKTFRAGAKMEQAPIEKSTMQYLYADGDSYVFMNTDTYEQIEIPGDNIQTELKFLKENMEVQVTLFNSEVLGIELPNTVTLEVAETEPGIKGDTASGGSKPATLETGAIIQVPFFVKAGDKLIVNTVDSTYVSRA, encoded by the coding sequence ATGATTTCTACAGCAGATTTTAAAAATGGATTAACAATTGAAGTTGACAATGCAATTTGGCGTATCGTGGAATTCCAGCACGTTAAGCCAGGTAAGGGCGGCGCTTTCGTTCGTTCAAAGCTTAAGAATTTACGGACTGGTGCAGTTCAAGACAAGACTTTCCGGGCCGGTGCTAAGATGGAACAAGCCCCAATCGAAAAGAGTACGATGCAGTATTTGTACGCTGATGGGGACAGTTATGTCTTCATGAACACGGATACTTACGAACAAATTGAAATTCCTGGAGACAATATTCAAACTGAATTGAAGTTCTTGAAGGAAAACATGGAAGTTCAAGTAACGTTGTTCAACAGCGAAGTGTTAGGTATTGAATTACCTAACACAGTGACGCTAGAAGTTGCTGAAACAGAACCTGGGATTAAGGGTGACACCGCTTCTGGTGGTTCTAAACCAGCAACGCTTGAAACTGGTGCGATTATTCAAGTGCCATTCTTTGTTAAGGCTGGCGACAAGTTGATCGTTAATACTGTTGATAGCACGTACGTTTCTCGGGCTTAA
- a CDS encoding Asp23/Gls24 family envelope stress response protein, whose protein sequence is MADSSNIMLQSKEPSLGQIQIAPEVLEIIVGIAVSQIDGVNRMRGSISSSVNELFGRKKSLGKGVKLTIVDDQISVDIYAYLNYGVSVPKVALAIQDKVKQQILFMTDLALSEVNVHITGIVTEKTESAIDPNNLFGETNPETDNDEDGEES, encoded by the coding sequence ATGGCTGATAGCAGCAATATTATGCTACAAAGCAAAGAACCCAGCTTAGGACAAATTCAAATTGCACCCGAAGTGCTTGAAATAATCGTTGGTATCGCGGTAAGCCAGATTGATGGTGTTAACCGGATGCGCGGTTCGATTTCTTCCAGTGTAAATGAGTTGTTCGGTCGTAAAAAGAGTCTGGGTAAAGGGGTTAAGTTAACGATTGTTGATGATCAAATCAGCGTCGATATCTACGCCTATTTGAATTACGGCGTTTCGGTACCCAAGGTTGCTTTAGCGATTCAAGATAAGGTTAAGCAACAAATCTTGTTTATGACTGATTTGGCGTTGAGTGAAGTTAACGTCCACATTACCGGGATTGTCACTGAAAAGACGGAGAGCGCAATTGATCCGAATAATCTTTTTGGTGAAACCAATCCAGAAACTGATAACGATGAAGATGGTGAAGAATCTTGA
- the nusB gene encoding transcription antitermination factor NusB produces MSLTRHEIREKAFQALFALNANPDADENQLYQQLLNPEGTVELEIPSYLSTLVTGVRDHQTELDTLIQPYLSQAWSLDRLAKTDLIILRIAFFELKFADGVPAKVAVNEAIELTKTFSDDQSRKFVSGVLGKAVNDEAI; encoded by the coding sequence TTGAGTTTAACGCGTCACGAAATCCGAGAAAAAGCCTTTCAAGCTTTATTTGCCTTGAACGCTAATCCGGATGCTGATGAAAATCAGTTGTATCAACAATTGTTAAATCCTGAGGGCACAGTGGAACTAGAAATTCCTAGTTATCTAAGCACGTTGGTAACGGGCGTTCGCGACCATCAAACTGAACTAGACACTTTAATTCAACCGTATTTAAGTCAAGCTTGGTCGTTAGATCGACTTGCAAAGACCGATTTAATTATCTTACGGATTGCATTCTTTGAGTTGAAGTTTGCTGATGGTGTTCCAGCTAAAGTTGCTGTTAATGAGGCCATTGAATTAACTAAAACTTTCAGTGATGATCAATCACGTAAGTTTGTGAGTGGGGTCTTAGGCAAAGCCGTTAATGACGAAGCAATTTAA